The genomic interval CCAACACGGGTGCGAATCTGGAGCCCAGGCAAACCAAGCAGCAGGAGCTGGGCGTGAAGCTGCAAACCGGCGAGCTCACGCACACCCTCAGCGTCTACGAGATCGAACGCGCCTCGTACATCAGCAACGGCGCCACGCCTATCTCTACCCTGGTGGATGGCGGCATGCAGCGCCTGACCGGCACGGAATGGAGCGCCTATGGCAAGGTCGCGTCCACGCTGTCGCTGCTGGGCGGCATCACCCACATCGAGTCGCGCCAGGTCAAGACTGCTTCGCTCACCACCACCGGCAAGGACACCTTCGGCGTGCCCGAGTGGCGCGCGCGCATCGGCCTGGACTGGGATACCCCGGTGCAGGGCCTGACGGTGGGCGGCCGCGTGATCTACACCGGCTCGCAATGGGTGGAATACGACCTACCCATCCAAATTACGAATCCCGGTTATACCGGGATTTTTTTTGATTCATTGATATGATATATGGTTACGCACGCGTTTCAACTCAGGAGCAAGAAACACGCGCTCAAGTACAAGCGCTGAAAGCTGCAGGGGTTTCTGTGATTTTTGAAGAGAAGCGCAGCGGCGGAGATCGACGGCGGCCGGTACTGGCCGACGTGCTGAAGAAACTAAGGCGCGGTGATACGTTGGTGGTTTTCAAGCTGGATCGAGTAGCCAGGTCGTTGCAACACTTACTGGAGGTGCTGGCAATCATCGAAGCGAAACAGGCGCATTTCGTGAGTCTGACAGAGACGATTGAAACGAAGTCGCCAGCGGGACGGATGATGCTACAGATTCTTGGCGCGTTCGCCGAGTTCGAGCGCGAAATGATCCGGGAGAGAACCCGCGCAGGGATGCAAGCCGCCGTGAAAAATGGGGTAAGGCTGGGCAGACCTTACGGGATCCCGATTGAGCTGCAACCGGAGATGATGAGAAAGTGGGAAACCGGAACGTACACAAAAACTGCACTTGCCAGAGAATACAACGTGCATATTTCAAGCATAAAAAGAACGATCAGGCGACAGATCGCAAACAGACGACCGAATAAAGTTTGATGAACGATGCGCCGCCAGCGCAGAAGCCACGCCAGCGGTGAGGCGTGCTGTCATGTCTTCCGCTTGTCCTGGCCGCGCAGTCGGTCGACATACTCGAGTCACACATCCCCGCGCAGCATCCCCCCACAGCGCCCCCATCACGGGGTGAGGGGCACTGTGGGGGGATGCTAAAAACTGCGCGGGGATGAGGACTCTCCGCGCTCGCATGTCTTGAAAACCTCCCCTCCCCCCGCCCTCCCCTGCGGGGAGGGAGCGAGGAAGCGCCAATGAGAGGATCAATTTTTGCCCCCAACTTGACAGCGTGAATTATCGTAACTACGATTTATATTGTGCAGATAGAATTTGATCCTGAAAAGCGCAACAAAACCCTCACCGAACGGGGACTCGATTTCGCCCGTGCCGGTGAGGTGTTTGCGGGAGTGAATGTAACTGCGGAAGATGCTCGGTTTGACTACAGCGAGCCGAGATTCAACACCGTTGGCGTTCTGGATGGCCGGATGGTAGTGATGGTCTGGACGCCCCGCGGCGAAGCTCGCCGCATCATCAGCATGAGGAAAGCCAATGAACGCGAAATCTCAAAATTTGCCCAAGCCCTGGATTGATCCGGACGATGCGCCGGAACTGACGAACGACTTCTTTGAGCAAGGCGAGTGGAAAATCGGCGAGCAGCCGGTTTCACAGCGAAAAGGCGCTGCCGAGCTGAAGAAAGCGATCTCCCGTGGTCGCCCCAAGGCGGAAAGCACAAAACAAGCCCTGACCGTGCGATATGACGCGGACGTGGTGGAAGCCTTCAAGGCCACCGGCAAAGGCTGGCAGACACGTATGAATGCCGTTTTGCGCGCCTACGTTGAGGCACACAAGGCACACTAATTTACCCATTTTGCAAGCCTGGCTTTAGACAGAACCCTGATCAGCTTTCGGCGAACGCTGATCGACTGGGTAGATCGCTCGATAGGGCTGGAACGGCGGGCGCGTCAGCCAGGCGCGG from Sterolibacterium denitrificans carries:
- a CDS encoding recombinase family protein, whose amino-acid sequence is MIYGYARVSTQEQETRAQVQALKAAGVSVIFEEKRSGGDRRRPVLADVLKKLRRGDTLVVFKLDRVARSLQHLLEVLAIIEAKQAHFVSLTETIETKSPAGRMMLQILGAFAEFEREMIRERTRAGMQAAVKNGVRLGRPYGIPIELQPEMMRKWETGTYTKTALAREYNVHISSIKRTIRRQIANRRPNKV
- a CDS encoding BrnT family toxin, whose product is MQIEFDPEKRNKTLTERGLDFARAGEVFAGVNVTAEDARFDYSEPRFNTVGVLDGRMVVMVWTPRGEARRIISMRKANEREISKFAQALD
- a CDS encoding BrnA antitoxin family protein: MNAKSQNLPKPWIDPDDAPELTNDFFEQGEWKIGEQPVSQRKGAAELKKAISRGRPKAESTKQALTVRYDADVVEAFKATGKGWQTRMNAVLRAYVEAHKAH